From a single Ascaphus truei isolate aAscTru1 chromosome 2, aAscTru1.hap1, whole genome shotgun sequence genomic region:
- the KLHL38 gene encoding kelch-like protein 38, with translation MDGDSSENYLFHDDGFSCELLRQLNNLRQARLLTDVTICTGDSEFPCHRNVLATSSPYFKAMFCNNFRETGQEKVALMGIDSDSVQQIILYVYTGEILITRENVLYLIQAASMLQYEKLLEACCKYLQDQLNPQNCLSMIRLSDIFSCGNLKQKAKDMALQCFPEVSISEELKELCAPELIKYLGDDDLCGEEEQVFETLMTWIRHDIQGRKCYVQELFKKVRLQYVHPTFLFHFIANDPVIRSSPVCRSILESARRLTFSFSSAIAPDIKPMWHVPRRFSHQEFLINVGGRKDNQQTTRDVLLYSEKTSQWLKLAKLPLRLYKSSAVGLHGNIYVLGGMSIGSKINTVTSTVYILSFKLNQWRKGEPMLVPRYSHKSIAYKNYIFSIGGICDKRGILSSVERFDSICNIWETMASMPVAVLHPAVAAKDQRIYLFGGQDVMQNPVRLIQVYHVSRNMWFRMETRMVKNVCAPAVVIGDKIIIIGGYTRRIIAYDMKQNKFSKCADMKDRRMHHGATVLQNKLYVTGGRCVTADNTIEDSDSFDCYDPDTDTWTSKGKLPNRLFDHGCLTLQCIPSTVL, from the exons ATGGATGGTGACTCTTCTGAGAACTATCTTTTCCACGATGACGGTTTCTCATGTGAATTACTTAGGCAACTGAACAACTTAAGACAAGCTAGGTTGCTAACCGATGTCACTATTTGCACTGGTGATAGTGAGTTTCCTTGTCACAGAAATGTACTTGCTACCAGTAGCCCTTACTTCAAAGCAATGTTCTGTAATAATTTTAGAGAGACTGGTCAAGAGAAAGTGGCCTTAATGGGCATTGATTCCGACTCAGTGCAACAAATTATCCTCTATGTTTACACTGGTGAAATTCTTATCACAAGGGAGAATGTATTATATCTCATTCAAGCAGCATCAATGCTACAATATGAAAAATTACTGGAAGCCTGTTGCAAGTACCTTCAGGACCAACTAAACCCCCAAAACTGTTTAAGCATGATTCGCCTTTCAGACATTTTTAGCTGTGGAAATCTTAAGCAGAAGGCCAAGGATATGGCCTTGCAGTGTTTCCCAGAGGTATCCATTTCTGAAGAGCTGAAGGAGCTGTGTGCCCCAGAATTGATCAAGTACCTGGGAGATGATGACCTGTGCGGTGAAGAGGAACAAGTGTTTGAGACCCTGATGACCTGGATCCGACATGACATCCAAGGACGTAAGTGCTATGTGCAGGAGTTGTTCAAAAAGGTCAGGCTTCAATATGTTCACCCAACTTTCCTCTTCCACTTTATTGCCAATGATCCTGTTATTCGGTCCTCCCCTGTTTGCAGAAGTATTTTGGAATCCGCACGCAGGTTAACATTTTCTTTCAGCAGTGCCATTGCTCCAGATATCAAGCCCATGTGGCATGTACCTCGACGATTCTCCCATCAGGAATTCCTCATCAATGTTGGCGGCAGAAAAGACAACCAGCAGACCACCAGAGATGTTTTGTTATACAGTGAGAAGACCAGCCAATGGCTGAAACTTGCGAAGCTTCCTCTGCGTCTTTACAAGTCTTCTGCTGTGGGTTTACATGGTAACATTTACGTCTTAGGGGGAATGTCCATTGGCAGCAAGATCAATACAGTTACCTCTACTGTTTACATTCTGTCTTTCAAATTAAATCAGTGGCGCAAAGGAGAACCAATGCTTGTCCCCCGTTATTCCCATAAAAGTATAGCCTACAAAAACTACATATTCTCTATTGGAGGAATTTGTGACAAACGGGGAATTCTGAGTTCAGTGGAGAGATTCGACAGCATCTGTAACATCTGGGAGACCATGGCAAGCATGCCAGTAGCTGTCCTTCATCCTGCTGTTGCTGCCAAAGACCAAAGAATCTACCTTTTTGGTGGACAGGATGTTATGCAGAATCCTGTCCGGCTCATACAG GTTTACCATGTATCCAGAAACATGTGGTTCAGAATGGAGACCAGGATGGTGAAAAATGTTTGTGCGCCAGCAGTTGTGATTGGAGACAAGATTATCATAATAGGAG GATACACCAGGAGAATCATTGCTTATGATATGAAACAAAACAAATTTAGCAAGTGTGCTGACATGAAGGACAGGAGAATGCATCACGGGGCCACGGTGCTCCAGAATAAGCTCTACGTGACAGGTGGCCGCTGTGTGACGGCAGACAATACCATTGAAGATTCCGATTCCTTTGACTGCTATGATCCTGACACAGATACCTGGACATCAAAGGGAAAACTACCAAACAGGCTATTTGACCATGGGTGTCTCACCCTGCAGTGCATCCCTTCAACTGTGCTGTAG